Within the Ruficoccus amylovorans genome, the region CCAGCAGCCCACCCAGCAGACTGGCCAGACAGCCGAAGGGCTTGAGAAGCAGTTTTAACATGCGTGAGAGAGAGGGTTATATTGCGAGGATGCGCGCTCGGCAGCGGCTTGGTCGGGCAAAGGCGTGGGATGAGAAATGGAAAAGACGACAAGAGCGGTAAAAACTGCGGTCAGCAGTACGATCGCCAGCAGGATGATGACCACAGCGTAGAAGAGGGGGGACCTGCGGGATACTATCGGCATCGCTTGATGTTCCTGATGTGAAATTGGGGTTATTTTTCACACCAGCGGCGGAGAACACAAAGTTTTTAGCTTATTCCAAGACTCACCTGGGGCGCAGCCCGGTCACCCGCCGAAGCCGTCCGTGACGAGGACGGTGGAGGGGGTGGTGGCGGTGAAGGTGAAGCTCTCGGCGTAGGGCAGGAGGGCGTTGGTGCCGCGGGGAAGGACGGTGCCGTCGGCCTCGCGCAGGGAGCCGTCCACCACACCGATCAGGCGCGGTTGCTCATTGGCCGCAAACTCCAGCGTCTCGCCCGGCTCCAGGGTGTGGCGGGTGAGGTTGAACAGTTCGGACTCGGCGATGCGCTGAGTCTTGCCCTCGGGGCGCAGGAGGTCCGGCTCAAAGTCGTTGAACTCGATGCACTTGAGCGACTCCTCGATGTGGAGCTGGCGCGGCTTGCCGTCCAGTCCGACCCGGCCCCAGTCATAGACGCGGTAGGTGGTGTCGGAGTTTTGCTGGATCTCCAAAATCAGGCAACCGGCGTCGAGGGCGTGGAGGCGTCCGCTGCGCACGAACATCGACTCGCCCTTTTTCGCCGGGATGCGGTGGACGAGGGGTTCGAGGCGGTTTTCGCGCAGGGCGGTCTCGAATTGCTCGCGGGTGACGCCGTTTTTCAGGCCGATGAGCATGGCCCCGTGTGGTTCGGCTTCGGCCACGTACCAGTTTTCGGTCTTGGGCTCGCCGCCGAGGCTGGGGGCGATGTCCGCCGGGGGGTGGACCTGGAGGCTCAGCCGATCCTGGCAGTCCAGCCACTTGACGAGGATGGGAAAGGGCGTGGACGGGGCGTAGCCCGGTCCCATGACGGTGGATGCGCTGGTTTCGAGAAGCTGGCGGAGGGTTTTTCCCGCCATCGGGCCTTCAGCCACGACGGACTGGGCCTCGGGCCGGTCCACGATCTCCCAGCTTTCGCCGATGGGGGCGGAGCCGGGCAGCTCGCGTCCGAGCTTGTCATGGAGGCCGCGTCCGCCCCAGACGCGTTCCTGATAGAGAGGCTTGAAAAGATACATACGCATAACAGCCAGCACAAATAAACTGCCGCCGGGCAACGGTCAACAGGGCATATTCCCAAAGTCAGGCGTAGGTGGTTGGTGGGCTCAGGTCGGCGGGCTGGGGGGCGTCACGGGTCGGGGCTGGGGGGATGCCCTTTGTCCGCCTACGGCCTGAGGGGCGCGCGGGTGATGAAAACTCCGGGCTCCGGGGTTCGGACTTGTTTTTGAACGTAGCCGGGCTAGGATGGTCTTTTTGGAAAATGGGCCTCTTCTCGAAAAAGCCTGCCACCGCGCAGGAGAAAACCTCTTTCGCCCCGCGCAAACCCCAGTCGAAGCCTTTCTGGGCGCTGGCGGTGCTGGCGCTTAGTGTGATTTATCTGGTCGCTCTGCTGGACTTCAATCCGAGCCAGTCGGCGCACCTGCATGCCGGGGCGCAGCCAGACCCGAACCTGACCGGCAAGATCGGGGCGGAACTGGCCTACCTGACGTTCAGCATTTTCGGGATCGTTTCGTGGCTGATCCCGCTGCTGCTGTTCTGGATCAGCTACCTGCTGCTGTTCCGGCAGGCCCACCGGGTGCGCCTGCGGCTGGTGATCGCGGCCGTGTTTTTCCTCGTTTCGCTGACCGGGTTGTTCACGCTGGCGGACGAGAAGGTTTTTGACAACCCGCGTCCCGGCTCGGCCGAGTGGAGCAATGAGCAAGCCGCCGGGGTGCAGGTCATTACCGCCGGGCAGGAGTTGCCGGAGCGGCGCTTCTACTTCAATGGCCTGGGCGGACGGCTGGGGCTGCTCGTGCTCAACCAGAAGGTCATCACCTACGCCGGGTATTTCGGGGCGAGCCTGTTGATCTTTCTCGCCTTCGTGGTCAGCTCGACTTTCCTTTTTACGGATAATATCCACCAGACCCTGGAGCGGCTGGAGCAGAAGCGGAAGGCCCGCAAGGAGCGTCTGGCCGAGCTGAAAGCGGCCCGCAAGGCCGCCCCGCCTGAGCGTTCGCTGGAGGGCGTTTTCCCGAAAAAAGGCGCCCCGCCGAAGAAGGAAGTCCGCAAGCCCTCGCTGCGTCCCGAGGAGGACGTGGTCGTCACCGCCGACGAACCGGCGGCTCCGGAAGTACCCGTCAGCGAAGAGCCCGCCGCCGTGCCGGCGGCGGAGGATTCCCGTCCCCGCAAGGGAGCGGCCATCTTTACCCTGCCGCGCAAGCGGGAAGCGGAGGAAAAGGCCGAGGAAGCCCCGAAGCGTCCGCTCAAGGTGACATCGCCGGGGCTGAAGATCATTGACAGCGAAGTGACCGAAAAGGCCCGCATCGCCCGTCCCGACAAGAAGGGCAACCACACCTTCCCGAGTATCGACCTGCTCAGCGACCCGGTTGCGCCGGGCGAGAACTTCGCTTCCCCCGAGGAACACCAGGAGCGTGCCCGCGACATTGCCCGGATTCTGGACGAGTTCAACGTCAAGGTCGAACCGGCCGAGGTCCAGACCGGCCCCGTCATCACGCGCTACGAGGTCATTCCCGCCCCCGGCGTGCGGGTGGAGAAGATTCTCAACCTGGACAAAAACCTCGCCCTGGGCCTGCGGGCCGAGGCCGTGCGTATCCTTGCCCCGGTTCCCGGCAAGGGCACGGTCGGGATCGAGGTGCCCAACCCCAAGCCCCTGCCCGTGACCATG harbors:
- a CDS encoding type I phosphomannose isomerase catalytic subunit; this translates as MRMYLFKPLYQERVWGGRGLHDKLGRELPGSAPIGESWEIVDRPEAQSVVAEGPMAGKTLRQLLETSASTVMGPGYAPSTPFPILVKWLDCQDRLSLQVHPPADIAPSLGGEPKTENWYVAEAEPHGAMLIGLKNGVTREQFETALRENRLEPLVHRIPAKKGESMFVRSGRLHALDAGCLILEIQQNSDTTYRVYDWGRVGLDGKPRQLHIEESLKCIEFNDFEPDLLRPEGKTQRIAESELFNLTRHTLEPGETLEFAANEQPRLIGVVDGSLREADGTVLPRGTNALLPYAESFTFTATTPSTVLVTDGFGG
- a CDS encoding DNA translocase FtsK; its protein translation is MGLFSKKPATAQEKTSFAPRKPQSKPFWALAVLALSVIYLVALLDFNPSQSAHLHAGAQPDPNLTGKIGAELAYLTFSIFGIVSWLIPLLLFWISYLLLFRQAHRVRLRLVIAAVFFLVSLTGLFTLADEKVFDNPRPGSAEWSNEQAAGVQVITAGQELPERRFYFNGLGGRLGLLVLNQKVITYAGYFGASLLIFLAFVVSSTFLFTDNIHQTLERLEQKRKARKERLAELKAARKAAPPERSLEGVFPKKGAPPKKEVRKPSLRPEEDVVVTADEPAAPEVPVSEEPAAVPAAEDSRPRKGAAIFTLPRKREAEEKAEEAPKRPLKVTSPGLKIIDSEVTEKARIARPDKKGNHTFPSIDLLSDPVAPGENFASPEEHQERARDIARILDEFNVKVEPAEVQTGPVITRYEVIPAPGVRVEKILNLDKNLALGLRAEAVRILAPVPGKGTVGIEVPNPKPLPVTMREIVESRAWAESKAEIPVVLGKDVTGKPIVEDLTRMPHMLIAGSTGSGKTVCINSVIASLLYHAAPEDLRFLMVDPKVVEMQVYNKLPHMLIPVVTEPKKVPGALKYLISEMERRYQIFAKMGVRNIAGFNAKIAKNKKERDEAEAREAEMSSAMSPEERAATANLDVPRDDDVEFEIPEKRLHYIVCIIDELADLMMVAPQDIETGIARLAQLARAAGIHLILATQRPSVNVITGVIKANLPTRVSFKVASKVDSRTILDQGGAEALIGKGDMLFVPPGTSNLVRAQGAFVSDDEINHIVDFLNSRNGDPQFAEEVQQQIEAGGEDGGGGGAEGEWDDELVPDAIEVLRATKRASTSMLQRRLKIGYNRAARIMEILEDEGIVGPENGSSPREILRDLDSL